In the genome of Triticum urartu cultivar G1812 chromosome 5, Tu2.1, whole genome shotgun sequence, one region contains:
- the LOC125511305 gene encoding uncharacterized protein LOC125511305, which yields MLQAGSERAAPLPGAARLWVPGMSPVAADGAGASARAREIARRRDEMLGMLRDLPEADYELSLTDLVDKTAAPGANGCVPPLPLPVERKEASPSPSPLGLAESGGQAEPQPQQQPARATERKGSASARRRGDGGSGGGSRSGLRSSSDGVLLNFYMPRSFTRSFTAPRPARTPSFSTSGRAASAVAPDDCNKRERDGDTVRCWPLPWDRRWRKSSRRRQDPAAATSGELSAMLTAADHSAAADRV from the exons ATGCTGCAGGCGGGCTCGGAGCGTGCGGCGCCGCTCCCGGGCGCGGCGAGGCTGTGGGTGCCGGGGATGAGCCCCGTGGCGGCGGACGGGGCGGGGGCGTCGGCCAGGGCGCGGGAGATCGCGCGGAGGCGGGACGAGATGCTCGGCATGCTGCGCGACCTCCCCGAGGCCGACTACGAGCTATCCCTCACCGACCTCGTCGACAAGACCGCCGCGCCCGGGGCCAACGGATGCGTGCCGCCCTTGCCCTTGCCGGTCGAGAGGAAAGAGGCGAGCCCGAGCCCGAGCCCCTTGGGTCTGGCCGAGTCCGGCGGGCAGGCCGAGCCGCAGCCGCAGCAGCAGCCGGCGAGGGCGACGGAGAGGAAGGGCTCCGCCTCCGCGAGGCGGCGCGGGGACGGCGGCAGCGGGGGCGGGAGCAGGAGCGGCCTCCGCAGCAGCAGCGACGGCGTCCTGCTCAACTTCTACATGCCGCGCTCCTTCACCCGCAGCTTCACCGCGCCGCGCCCCGCCCGCACCCCCTCCTTCTCCACCTCCGGCCGGGCCGCCAGCGCCGTCGCCCCCGACGACTGCAACAAGAG GGAGAGAGACGGCGACACGGTCAGGTGCTGGCCGCTGCCGTGGGACCGGCGGTGGCGCAAGTCGAGCCGGCGGCGGCAGGACCCCGCCGCCGCGACGTCCGGCGAGCTGTCGGCGATGCTGACGGCGGCGGACCACTCCGCTGCCGCGGACAGAGTCTGA